A region from the Triticum aestivum cultivar Chinese Spring chromosome 3D, IWGSC CS RefSeq v2.1, whole genome shotgun sequence genome encodes:
- the LOC123077227 gene encoding putative pentatricopeptide repeat-containing protein At2g01510, whose product MLPPVLRQTPHTPPVMRLPFRPTVAVANADAVLPRVGPVAGFGAATPPDARMVKTGFDPAAYRLNLHLQSLISSGRLAQARALFDQMPHTKNAFSLNRMLSGYSRSGQLAAAHQLFLSSPSRLREAVTWTIMMATFAAAPGRAADALALFRDMLREGVAPDRVTVSTVLNVPASGAVTASLHPFAVKLGLLRSSVVVCNTLLDAYCKHGLLAAGMRVFQEMLHRDSVTYNAMMMGCSKEGLHREALGLFTDMRRAGLDASQFTFSSMLTVATGMGDLHLGRQVHGLVARATSVHNVFLKNSLLDFYSKCDCLAEMEKLFDEMPERDNVSYNVMISGYAWNRCASRALRLFREMQILCFDRQALPYASLLSVAGSLPHIGIGKQIHAQLVLLGLSSEDLAGNALIDMYSKCGMLDAAKTNFLNKNDKTGVSWTAMITGYVQNGQLEEALRLFCDMRRAGLSPDRATFSSIIKASSSLAMIGLGRQLHSYTIRSGHISSVFSGSALLDMYAKCGCLDEALQTFDEMPERNSISWNAVISAYAHYGQAKNAIKVFEGMLHYGFKPDSVTFLSVLSACSHNGLAEECMKYFELMEDEYGISPWKGHYACVIDTLGRVGRFDKVQKMLSVMPFEDDPIIWSSILHSCRIHGNQDLARVAAEKLFSMGSTDATPYVILSNIYAKAGKWEDAARVKKIMRNRGLRKESGYSWVEVKQKIYSFSSNDQTNPMISEMKEELERLYKEMDKQGYKPDTSCALHQVDDDLKLESLKYHSERLAIAFALINTPPGRPIRVMKNLSACLDCHAAIKMMSKIVNRDIIVRDSSRFHHFKDGVCSCGDYW is encoded by the coding sequence ATGCTCCCTCCCGTTCTACGGCAAACCCCCCATACGCCGCCCGTAATGCGCCTCCCGTTCAGACCCACCGTGGCCGTAGCCAATGCCGACGCCGTCCTCCCCCGCGTCGGCCCCGTCGCCGGCTTcggcgccgccacgccgccggaCGCCCGCATGGTCAAGACGGGCTTCGACCCGGCCGCCTACCGCCTCAACCTCCACCTCCAGTCGCTCATCTCCTCCGGCCGCCTCGCGCAGGCCCGCGCCCTGTTCGACCAAATGCCCCACACCAAGAACGCCTTCTCCCTCAACCGCATGCTCTCCGGCTACTCCAGGTCGGGGCAGCTGGCCGCTGCGCACCAGCTCTTCCTCTCCTCCCCGTCCCGCCTCCGCGAGGCCGTCACCTGGACCATCATGATGGCCACCTTCGCCGCCGCCCCCGGCCGCGCCGCTGACGCCCTGGCTCTCTTCCGCGACATGCTCAGGGAGGGCGTCGCCCCAGACCGCGTCACCGTGTCCACCGTGCTCAACGTGCCCGCCTCTGGCGCCGTGACCGCGTCGCTCCACCCTTTCGCCGTCAAGCTCGGCCTCCTCCGCTCCAGCGTCGTCGTCTGCAACACGCTGCTGGACGCCTACTGCAAGCATGGCCTCCTCGCTGCCGGCATGAGAGTGTTCCAGGAGATGCTGCACAGGGACTCCGTCACCTACAATGCCATGATGATGGGGTGCTCCAAGGAGGGGCTGCACAGGGAAGCACTGGGCCTATTTACTGATATGCGCCGCGCGGGTCTTGACGCCAGCCAGTTCACCTTCTCCAGCATGCTCACCGTAGCCACAGGCATGGGTGATCTCCACCTCGGGCGCCAGGTCCACGGcctcgtggccagagccacctcgGTGCACAACGTGTTTCTCAAGAACTCGTTGCTGGATTTCTACTCCAAATGCGACTGCCTTGCTGAGATGGAGAAGCTGTTCGACGAGATGCCAGAGCGCGACAATGTCTCATATAATGTCATGATCTCAGGCTATGCTTGGAACCGGTGCGCTAGCAGAGCGCTGCGGCTGTTCAGAGAGATGCAGATACTCTGTTTCGACAGGCAGGCCTTACCTTATGCTAGTTTGCTGAGTGTTGCTGGCTCACTGCCTCACATTGGGATTGGGAAGCAAATACATGCTCAGCTGGTCCTTCTTGGCCTTTCTTCGGAGGATCTTGCGGGCAACGCCCTGATTGACATGTATTCAAAATGTGGGATGTTGGATGCTGCAAAGACCAATTTTCTCAACAAGAATGACAAGACAGGCGTTTCATGGACAGCAATGATAACTGGGTATGTCCAGAATGGGCAGCTGGAGGAAGCGCTGCGGTTATTCTGTGACATGAGAAGAGCTGGTCTGAGCCCGGACAGGGCGACATTTTCAAGCATCATTAAGGCGTCCTCAAGCCTGGCAATGATCGGGTTAGGGAGGCAGTTGCATTCTTACACCATCAGATCAGGCCACATCTCCAGTGTGTTCTCAGGAAGTGCCCTTCTTGACATGTACGCAAAGTGTGGCTGTTTGGATGAGGCGCTCCAAACATTTGATGAGATGCCTGAGAGGAATTCGATCTCGTGGAATGCTGTTATTTCAGCCTACGCGCACTACGGGCAGGCAAAGAACGCCATCAAGGTGTTTGAAGGTATGCTTCATTATGGTTTCAAACCAGATTCAGTCACCTTCTTGAGTGTACTGTCAGCCTGCAGTCACAACGGTCTTGCAGAAGAATGTATGAAATACTTTGAATTGATGGAAGATGAATATGGCATATCCCCCTGGAAAGGACACTATGCTTGTGTTATCGATACATTAGGTCGGGTGGGACGTTTTGATAAAGTTCAGAAAATGTTGAGTGTGATGCCGTTTGAAGATGACCCAATCATTTGGAGCTCCATTCTTCACTCGTGCAGGATCCATGGAAACCAGGATTTAGCTAGAGTGGCAGCTGAAAAGTTGTTCAGTATGGGATCCACAGACGCGACACCTTACGTTATACTGTCCAACATATATGCAAAGGCCGGTAAATGGGAAGACGCTGCCCGTGTTAAAAAGATCATGAGAAATAGAGGACTTAGGAAAGAGTCAGGTTACAGTTGGGTTGAAGTCAAACAAAAAATCTACAGCTTTTCTTCAAATGACCAAACCAACCCGATGATATCCGAGATGAAAGAAGAGCTAGAGAGGCTGTACAAAGAGATGGATAAACAAGGATATAAGCCCGACACTAGCTGTGCCTTGCATCAAGTGGATGATGACTTAAAGTTGGAGTCATTGAAATACCACAGCGAGAGATTGGCCATTGCATTTGCTCTGATTAACACCCCACCAGGGAGGCCAATTAGAGTTATGAAGAATCTATCTGCTTGCCTAGACTGCCATGCTGCAATCAAGATGATGTCAAAGATTGTGAACAGAGACATAATTGTAAGAGATTCAAGCAGGTTTCACCATTTCAAGGATGGAGTTTGTTCTTGTGGAGACTATTGGTAG
- the LOC123074023 gene encoding FBD-associated F-box protein At4g10400-like, whose protein sequence is MESMPKVRRPKLSDAGGDEDRLSALHDDTLIQILLKLRCLAAAARTSVLSRRWRHLWALLPKLHFYNATDPRRIRSALAAHEAPALQELVIVRQDASSGPTGAWLPIAARRLSGLLFCHYLSQRVMARRRAALKLPCFESATWIYMRLGFLRLTLPPSGAFARLSLLHLFQLRLHGMCELGAIVSSPRCPCLGRLLVDDVRGVGGLAIHSESLGQIELYNLPDLQQLTIVAPSLHQLKVQDCFAPVARQPVASISAPHLLQLAWIDDYDQNSVNLGEMAHLQRLVLQQFIVYGKDYIASHNRNCALLLRHFECLHNLVITLHCPPDITNKKYLMEDITRVPDVKLLGLGITACGHSFGASLFHVLRMCTAIRRLNLGLIVAPEHEAETVCPSGCICDQPSSWKTRELVLNCLEEVEIFDLKGSEHEISVVDRLFSWAPVLKRMTVNFHYSITENKAEELCQVLLTFSRPEICMICRMPNMSEKVLYA, encoded by the exons ATGGAGAGCATGCCGAAGGTGCGGCGGCCGAAGCTTTCTGACGCCGGAGGCGACGAGGACCGCCTCAGTGCGTTGCACGATGACACCCTCATCCAGATCCTCCTCAAGCTCCGTTGTCTCGCTGCAGCCGCCCGGACCAGCGTCCTCTCCCGCCGTTGGCGCCACCTTTGGGCCCTCCTCCCGAAGCTCCACTTCTACAACGCGACGGACCCCCGCCGCATACGCTCCGCCCTCGCCGCGCACGAGGCCCcggcgctccaggagctcgtcaTCGTCAGACAGGATGCCTCTTCCGGGCCCACGGGGGCGTGGCTCCCTATCGCCGCGCGCCGCCTCTCCGGCTTACTGTTTTGCCACTATCTGTCGCAGAGGGTCATGGCTAGGAGAAGAGCTGCCTTGAAGTTGCCGTGCTTCGAGAGCGCCACCTGGATCTATATGCGGTTAGGGTTCCTCCGCCTTACGTTGCCGCCTTCCGGTGCGTTCGCCCGACTCAGTCTTCTTCACCTCTTTCAGCTCCGACTGCACGGTATGTGTGAGCTCGGTGCCATTGTCTCCTCGCCGCGGTGCCCGTGCTTGGGTAGACTTCTCGTCGATGACGTCCGGGGTGTGGGCGGCCTCGCAATCCACTCGGAATCTCTTGGACAAATTGAGCTATATAATCTGCCCGACTTGCAGCAGCTCACCATCGTGGCGCCATCACTCCATCAGCTAAAAGTGCAGGATTGCTTTGCTCCAGTTGCGCGGCAGCCGGTTGCCAGCATCTCAGCCCCACACCTGCTGCAGCTCGCATGGATAGATGATTATGATCAAAACTCTGTCAATCTTGGCGAGATGGCGCACCTACAACGGCTTGTCCTGCAACAATTTATCGTATATGGAAAGGACTACATTGCTTCGCACAACCGTAATTGTGCGCTTCTTTTGCGGCACTTTGAATGCCTACACAATCTTGTTATCACTCTTCATTGCCCCCCG GACATAACTAACAAGAAATACTTGATGGAAGATATAACAAGGGTTCCTGATGTTAAGTTATTGGGATTGGGCATAACGGCATGTGGGCATTCCTTTGGAGCCAGCTTATTTCATGTTCTGCGGATGTGTACTGCAATAAGAAGGCTGAATCTTGGTCTTATTGTCGCACCTGAACACGAG GCAGAAACTGTGTGCCCATCAGGTTGTATATGTGATCAGCCATCAAGCTGGAAAACCAGGGAACTCGTGTTGAATTGCCTCGAAGAAGTAGAAATCTTTGACTTGAAAGGAAGTGAACATGAAATCAGTGTTGTGGATCGTCTATTCAGTTGGGCACCGGTGCTAAAAAGGATGACAGTAAATTTCCATTACTCGATCACTGAAAACAAAGCTGAAGAGCTCTGCCAAGTGTTACTAACCTTCTCCAGGCCGGAAATATGTATGATTTGTAGGATGCCCAACATGTCGGAGAAAGTTTTGTATGCTTAA
- the LOC123077229 gene encoding uncharacterized protein At4g14100 isoform X1, with the protein MDDRQVKRRIRSATTDMAWPLLQLQLLLIAAAATTAAAASSATTPDGPAPWPEQFHAVLFTNLTNVSIASTSPALRLHDLYYDWPRRRNLNLIRYQLSGDPLYDVEWNNGTSFYFDSATCRTLQFPVGVHRPGWIAEGGAVYLGRETTGGIDCHVWGKADFIVYYEDALTRRPVRWNFIDVTGIEQFVMSFEVGVVLEDDDQWQAPAHCFLDDAANKTNEHDDHVAVSNGVMDAVRLFRKFAGAAAAY; encoded by the exons ATGGATG ACAGACAGGTGAAACGGAGGATAAGGTCTGCGACAACAGACATGGCATGGCCActgctccagctccagctcctgctcatcgccgctgccgccaccactgCGGCGGCGGCGTCCTCAGCGACGACGCCCGATGGGCCAGCGCCGTGGCCGGAGCAGTTCCACGCGGTGCTGTTCACGAACCTGACCAACGTCTCGATCGCATCGACGAGCCCGGCGCTCCGCCTGCACGACCTCTACTACGACTGGCCGCGGCGGCGCAACCTGAACCTGATCCGGTACCAGCTGTCCGGCGACCCGCTCTACGACGTGGAGTGGAACAACGGCACCAGCTTCTACTTCGACTCGGCCACCTGCCGCACGCTGCAGTTCCCCGTCGGCGTGCACCGCCCTGGGTGGATCGCCGAGGGCGGCGCCGTCTACCTCGGCCGCGAGACCACCGGCGGGATCGACTGCCACGTCTGGGGCAAGGCTGACTTCATCGTCTACTACGAGGACGCGCtcacgcgccgccccgtccgctgGAACTTCATTGATG TGACGGGGATAGAGCAGTTTGTGATGAGCTTCGAGGTGGGCGTGGTGCTGGAAGACGACGACCAGTGGCAGGCACCCGCGCACTGCTTCCTGGACGACGCAGCCAACAAGACCAACGAGCACGACGATCATGTCGCTGTTTCGAATGGCGTCATGGACGCGGTCAGGCTATTCAGGAAGTTTGCTGGAGCTGCCGCCGCCTACTGA
- the LOC123077229 gene encoding uncharacterized protein At4g14100 isoform X2, which produces MAWPLLQLQLLLIAAAATTAAAASSATTPDGPAPWPEQFHAVLFTNLTNVSIASTSPALRLHDLYYDWPRRRNLNLIRYQLSGDPLYDVEWNNGTSFYFDSATCRTLQFPVGVHRPGWIAEGGAVYLGRETTGGIDCHVWGKADFIVYYEDALTRRPVRWNFIDVTGIEQFVMSFEVGVVLEDDDQWQAPAHCFLDDAANKTNEHDDHVAVSNGVMDAVRLFRKFAGAAAAY; this is translated from the exons ATGGCATGGCCActgctccagctccagctcctgctcatcgccgctgccgccaccactgCGGCGGCGGCGTCCTCAGCGACGACGCCCGATGGGCCAGCGCCGTGGCCGGAGCAGTTCCACGCGGTGCTGTTCACGAACCTGACCAACGTCTCGATCGCATCGACGAGCCCGGCGCTCCGCCTGCACGACCTCTACTACGACTGGCCGCGGCGGCGCAACCTGAACCTGATCCGGTACCAGCTGTCCGGCGACCCGCTCTACGACGTGGAGTGGAACAACGGCACCAGCTTCTACTTCGACTCGGCCACCTGCCGCACGCTGCAGTTCCCCGTCGGCGTGCACCGCCCTGGGTGGATCGCCGAGGGCGGCGCCGTCTACCTCGGCCGCGAGACCACCGGCGGGATCGACTGCCACGTCTGGGGCAAGGCTGACTTCATCGTCTACTACGAGGACGCGCtcacgcgccgccccgtccgctgGAACTTCATTGATG TGACGGGGATAGAGCAGTTTGTGATGAGCTTCGAGGTGGGCGTGGTGCTGGAAGACGACGACCAGTGGCAGGCACCCGCGCACTGCTTCCTGGACGACGCAGCCAACAAGACCAACGAGCACGACGATCATGTCGCTGTTTCGAATGGCGTCATGGACGCGGTCAGGCTATTCAGGAAGTTTGCTGGAGCTGCCGCCGCCTACTGA